A window from Rhizosphaericola mali encodes these proteins:
- a CDS encoding sugar phosphate nucleotidyltransferase, with protein MKAIIPVAGTGAKLRPHTYTQPKALMPLAGKTILGYIIDRLKAAGITEFVFIIGYLGEKIQEYVTTSYPEVTSHFVLQKDRNGIAHAILMVEQIVGEDQILIALGDTICDFDIENVLHKQGNFIGIMKVEDPRRFGIVEMNENGEITKLVEKPSIPKSNKALVGVYKIQDTQTLFECIKQLIERNITENKEYSLTDALELMREKESLLIPFKVKYWYDCGRKDSIIATNALLLERFGGKVHTSVAQNNTIIIPPVDIAAGCIIENSIIGPNVSIGENTRVSHSVIKDSIINTYATLYEIVIDNSIIGSDASVKGMSRSLNIGDNTEIDFG; from the coding sequence ATGAAAGCAATCATACCAGTTGCCGGTACAGGAGCCAAATTGAGACCACATACTTACACACAGCCAAAGGCTTTAATGCCCTTGGCAGGGAAGACAATTCTTGGGTATATCATCGACCGACTGAAAGCTGCCGGCATTACGGAATTTGTATTCATCATTGGTTATTTAGGAGAAAAAATTCAAGAATATGTGACCACATCTTATCCCGAAGTCACCAGTCACTTTGTCTTACAAAAAGATAGAAATGGTATTGCACACGCGATCTTAATGGTAGAGCAGATTGTTGGGGAGGATCAAATCTTAATCGCATTGGGAGATACGATTTGCGATTTTGACATAGAAAATGTTTTACACAAACAAGGCAATTTTATTGGGATCATGAAAGTAGAAGATCCGCGTCGTTTTGGGATTGTGGAAATGAATGAGAATGGAGAAATTACAAAATTGGTGGAAAAACCATCTATTCCGAAAAGTAATAAAGCGTTAGTTGGTGTTTATAAAATACAAGACACACAGACTTTATTTGAATGTATTAAACAACTTATCGAAAGAAATATTACAGAAAATAAAGAATACTCTTTAACTGACGCCTTGGAACTAATGAGAGAAAAGGAATCGTTATTGATTCCATTCAAAGTAAAATACTGGTATGACTGCGGTAGAAAAGATTCGATTATTGCGACCAATGCTTTGTTATTGGAGAGATTTGGAGGAAAAGTACACACCAGCGTAGCGCAAAACAATACGATCATCATTCCTCCTGTGGATATCGCTGCAGGATGTATTATTGAAAATTCTATTATCGGACCCAATGTCTCAATTGGAGAAAATACCCGAGTTTCTCACTCTGTCATAAAAGATAGCATTATAAATACCTATGCAACCTTATATGAAATTGTTATTGACAATTCAATAATTGGAAGTGATGCCAGTGTCAAAGGAATGAGTAGAAGTTTGAATATCGGCGATAATACGGAGATTGATTTTGGATAA
- a CDS encoding serine hydroxymethyltransferase — protein MQKDTQIFDLIHQELGRQRSGLELIASENFTSLQSIQAMGSVLTNKYAEGYPGHRYYAGCEIVDQVEQLAIDRLKAIFNIEFANVQPHSGAQANAAVALAVLNPGDKILGLDLSMGGHLTHGSAVNYSGKIYEPHFYGVKKETGYVDYEQMESQAQAVKPKMIICGASAYSRDWDYKRIREIADSVGAIVMADIAHPAGLIAKQLLNDPFDYCHIVTSTTHKTLRGPRGGIIMMRKDFENPWGVKDNKGNLKTMSSMINLAVFPGIQGGPLEHVIAGKAVAFGEVLSDDYTEYALQIQKNAQELAKLLVAKDYNIISGGTDNHLVLIDLRNKNISGKKAEQALVKAEITCNKNMVPFDDKSAFITSGVRIGVPAVTTRGLKEKDMQFIVDSFDKIIRNPEDENVIAGIKGDVNAFMKDFPLYPELG, from the coding sequence ATGCAAAAAGATACGCAGATTTTTGATTTAATACATCAAGAATTAGGGAGACAAAGATCTGGTTTAGAGCTAATTGCGTCAGAGAATTTTACGAGTTTACAATCCATTCAAGCGATGGGAAGTGTACTTACTAATAAGTATGCAGAAGGATATCCTGGGCATAGATATTATGCAGGTTGTGAGATTGTCGATCAAGTAGAACAATTAGCTATAGATAGATTGAAAGCTATTTTCAATATCGAATTTGCCAATGTACAACCACACAGTGGTGCACAAGCAAATGCAGCCGTTGCATTGGCCGTTTTAAATCCTGGGGATAAAATTTTGGGATTGGATCTTAGCATGGGTGGTCACTTGACACATGGTTCTGCAGTAAATTATAGTGGTAAAATATACGAACCTCATTTCTACGGTGTAAAAAAAGAAACAGGTTATGTGGATTACGAACAAATGGAGTCACAAGCGCAAGCTGTAAAACCTAAAATGATCATTTGCGGTGCAAGTGCTTATAGCCGTGACTGGGATTATAAAAGAATTAGAGAAATCGCTGATAGCGTAGGTGCTATTGTCATGGCAGATATTGCGCATCCAGCGGGTTTGATTGCAAAACAATTATTAAACGATCCATTTGACTATTGTCATATTGTAACCTCTACAACGCACAAAACATTGCGCGGACCAAGAGGTGGTATTATCATGATGCGTAAAGATTTCGAAAATCCTTGGGGTGTAAAAGACAACAAAGGAAATTTGAAGACGATGAGCAGCATGATTAATTTGGCCGTTTTCCCTGGTATCCAAGGTGGTCCATTGGAACACGTAATTGCAGGTAAAGCCGTTGCTTTCGGTGAAGTTTTGTCTGATGATTACACAGAATACGCTTTGCAAATTCAAAAAAATGCACAAGAATTAGCAAAATTATTGGTAGCTAAAGATTACAATATCATCAGTGGTGGTACGGATAATCATTTGGTCTTGATCGATTTGAGAAATAAAAATATCTCGGGTAAAAAAGCAGAACAAGCACTTGTAAAAGCAGAAATTACTTGTAATAAAAATATGGTTCCTTTTGATGATAAGAGCGCATTCATTACTTCTGGTGTACGTATCGGTGTCCCTGCTGTTACGACAAGAGGTTTGAAAGAAAAAGATATGCAATTCATCGTGGATTCGTTTGATAAAATTATCAGAAATCCTGAAGATGAAAATGTAATTGCGGGTATTAAAGGGGATGTAAATGCATTTATGAAAGATTTCCCTCTTTATCCTGAATTGGGATAA
- a CDS encoding acyl-CoA thioesterase translates to MVENQEERINASETHSFKTIFTSQTNHHNTLFGGAALAIMDDVAFVTATRFCRQRFVTVSTDKVSFEKPIPNSSIIEAIGRVDHVGNSSISIKVVIFVEEMYSTKREKAIEGIFKMVAVDENGHSTKIV, encoded by the coding sequence ATGGTAGAAAATCAAGAAGAGCGAATCAATGCATCCGAAACGCATTCATTCAAAACTATATTCACAAGCCAAACAAATCATCACAATACATTATTTGGCGGCGCAGCTTTAGCAATTATGGACGATGTGGCATTTGTTACTGCGACACGTTTTTGCAGACAACGTTTTGTCACCGTTTCTACGGATAAAGTGAGTTTCGAAAAACCTATTCCTAATTCCTCTATTATTGAAGCAATCGGACGAGTGGATCATGTTGGTAATTCTAGCATCAGCATTAAGGTTGTAATTTTCGTTGAAGAAATGTACTCAACTAAAAGAGAAAAAGCGATCGAAGGTATATTTAAGATGGTTGCAGTAGACGAAAACGGACATTCTACCAAGATCGTTTAG
- a CDS encoding GbsR/MarR family transcriptional regulator: MNLQEGQIKFIETWGKLGSEWGINRTMASIHALLLITPEELSAEEIMEKLQISRGNANMNLRDLIGWGLVDKILKPGDRKEYFFADKDIWNIAKQVAKERRKRELDPVTKVLSELSVIEGDMKDPEYATFMNSINGIQKFTNNMSKTLDTMFKAEENWFWGSLFKMFK, from the coding sequence ATGAATCTACAAGAAGGACAAATAAAATTTATAGAAACTTGGGGTAAATTAGGTTCGGAGTGGGGGATCAATAGAACTATGGCGAGTATTCATGCCTTGCTATTAATCACTCCGGAAGAATTGAGCGCTGAAGAAATAATGGAAAAATTGCAGATCAGTCGTGGCAATGCGAATATGAACTTAAGAGATTTGATTGGTTGGGGCTTGGTTGATAAAATTTTAAAGCCGGGAGATCGAAAAGAATATTTTTTTGCTGATAAAGATATTTGGAACATCGCAAAGCAAGTTGCTAAAGAAAGACGTAAACGTGAATTAGATCCTGTGACTAAGGTTTTGAGTGAATTATCTGTAATAGAGGGAGACATGAAAGATCCTGAATATGCAACGTTTATGAACTCTATAAATGGAATTCAAAAATTTACCAATAATATGTCCAAAACTTTGGATACTATGTTCAAGGCTGAGGAGAATTGGTTTTGGGGTTCTCTATTTAAAATGTTCAAATAA
- a CDS encoding TSUP family transporter, with product MKETLPEIIQSNQGEAIGNKLFPIFLKLEELKIIIIGGGNVGLEKLTALCKNAPATQITVLANKFSPELLHFAKNKSTILLITKSYENSDLNGFQIAISAVNDSTLSKQITDDAHDKGLLVNAADKPEYCDFYLSSIVTKGNLKIAISTNGKSPTVAKRLKEILTDTLPEEIDQTLENMSSIRQKLTGNLPQKIIQLNAITKTLIEGESKATTMGKSNWLSSLSLTKIIIFGSLLAIFFMVLGYAIISNLPPTWIANIQSYSDQLSKTNFYWMLLAGFLAQLVDGAMGMGYGVLSTTFLLQSGVSIAAVSSSVHMAEMFSVGAAGISHYKYKHVNKKLLLRLAIPGAIGAICGALFIGAFGNKYGKMLRPFISVYTMYLGIRIIQKAFKKRNKDKKKLTNVTPVALSGGFLDAFGGGWGPLVTSTLISGGRDPKYTIGTSTLTKFFTSICSTATFVFVLGEAHFNVIAGLIFGGLIAAPIAAKLSGKLNLKTMFICVGSLVILCSLKVIWSAIMK from the coding sequence ATGAAAGAAACATTGCCAGAAATCATACAATCTAATCAAGGTGAAGCCATAGGGAATAAACTATTTCCCATATTTCTAAAATTAGAGGAATTAAAAATCATAATCATTGGTGGTGGCAATGTGGGCTTGGAAAAATTAACCGCACTATGTAAAAATGCCCCGGCTACGCAAATTACCGTTTTGGCAAATAAGTTTTCACCCGAACTACTACATTTTGCAAAAAATAAATCGACAATTCTATTAATCACTAAATCCTATGAAAATTCGGACTTAAATGGTTTTCAGATTGCCATTTCAGCAGTAAATGATTCTACTTTAAGTAAACAAATTACAGACGATGCGCATGACAAAGGCTTGCTCGTCAATGCGGCAGACAAACCTGAATATTGTGATTTTTATCTTAGCTCTATCGTAACTAAAGGAAATTTAAAAATCGCAATTTCAACAAATGGCAAATCCCCTACTGTTGCAAAAAGATTAAAAGAAATATTGACCGATACTTTGCCTGAAGAAATTGACCAGACATTGGAAAATATGTCCTCGATTCGGCAAAAATTAACAGGTAATCTTCCTCAAAAAATCATCCAGCTCAACGCCATTACAAAAACTTTAATCGAAGGCGAAAGCAAAGCCACGACTATGGGAAAAAGCAATTGGCTGAGTTCGCTTTCTTTGACTAAGATCATCATATTTGGTAGTTTGTTAGCGATATTTTTCATGGTATTAGGTTATGCCATCATTTCCAACTTACCTCCTACCTGGATTGCCAATATTCAATCTTATTCAGATCAACTATCCAAAACCAATTTTTATTGGATGTTGTTGGCTGGATTTTTAGCGCAATTGGTAGATGGTGCAATGGGTATGGGCTATGGCGTATTGTCCACTACATTTTTATTACAGTCTGGTGTGAGTATCGCCGCAGTGAGCAGTAGCGTACACATGGCTGAAATGTTTTCTGTAGGCGCTGCCGGTATCAGTCACTATAAATACAAACATGTAAATAAAAAACTACTCTTACGTCTTGCGATTCCAGGCGCAATTGGAGCGATTTGTGGAGCATTATTTATTGGGGCTTTTGGTAATAAATATGGAAAAATGCTACGTCCATTTATCTCCGTTTATACGATGTATTTAGGAATTCGCATCATTCAAAAAGCATTCAAAAAAAGAAATAAAGATAAAAAGAAACTTACCAACGTCACACCAGTTGCTCTATCCGGAGGTTTTTTAGATGCATTTGGTGGAGGTTGGGGACCGCTAGTGACGAGTACCCTTATTTCAGGTGGTCGTGATCCCAAATACACCATCGGGACGTCCACTTTGACTAAATTTTTTACCTCTATTTGTAGTACAGCTACATTTGTATTTGTATTGGGAGAAGCGCATTTTAATGTGATTGCCGGCTTGATATTTGGAGGTTTGATTGCCGCACCTATTGCTGCCAAACTATCAGGAAAGCTTAATTTAAAAACCATGTTTATTTGTGTCGGATCCCTAGTAATTCTTTGTAGTCTTAAAGTGATTTGGAGCGCAATTATGAAATAA
- the cobA gene encoding uroporphyrinogen-III C-methyltransferase, whose product MQGKVYIIGAGPGDPELITVKAVKALKKADVILTDRLVSQEILEDYANPIAEIFLVGKEGCNNQKSVAQADIDQLLLSKAMEGKIVARLKGGDVAFFSNVLNELEILNRFDIPYEIIPGITAASGASAFAGIPLTARDYSRGVRFLTFSKKHHIDINNWDELAKTDDTLVFYMAGEAWHELANLLIENNIGNTKGLAVIEQATTPFQKVYNYSFEELKQELPYIQFVSPSLIIVGNVVRLHNKFAWFESDHTKDNYFLPADNCKKLKQVDFIKSK is encoded by the coding sequence ATGCAAGGAAAAGTATATATCATCGGAGCAGGTCCTGGCGATCCAGAATTAATAACCGTGAAAGCTGTAAAAGCACTAAAAAAAGCGGATGTTATTCTTACAGATCGCTTGGTAAGTCAAGAAATATTGGAAGACTATGCTAATCCTATTGCAGAAATATTTTTAGTTGGCAAAGAAGGATGCAACAATCAAAAATCCGTAGCTCAAGCAGACATTGACCAACTATTACTTTCTAAAGCGATGGAAGGTAAAATTGTCGCACGCCTTAAAGGTGGAGATGTAGCTTTCTTTTCCAATGTTTTGAATGAATTGGAAATTCTTAATCGCTTTGATATTCCTTACGAAATCATCCCTGGTATTACTGCAGCATCCGGAGCATCTGCATTTGCGGGAATACCTTTGACCGCACGTGATTATTCACGTGGCGTTCGGTTCTTAACGTTTTCCAAAAAACATCATATTGATATTAATAATTGGGATGAATTAGCGAAAACAGATGACACTTTAGTTTTCTATATGGCAGGCGAAGCTTGGCATGAATTAGCAAACTTACTCATTGAAAATAATATTGGAAACACCAAAGGGCTTGCGGTGATTGAGCAAGCGACGACGCCTTTTCAAAAAGTGTATAACTATAGTTTTGAGGAGTTAAAGCAAGAGTTACCTTATATTCAATTTGTGTCTCCATCTTTAATTATAGTTGGTAATGTCGTAAGACTGCATAACAAATTTGCATGGTTTGAATCCGATCATACGAAAGACAATTATTTTTTACCTGCAGATAATTGCAAAAAATTAAAACAAGTGGATTTTATCAAGTCAAAATAG
- a CDS encoding DUF4177 domain-containing protein: MEKFEYKILDVDKSKLNKSSFQSELISKLNDLGSQGWEVISLEGINEKDYGFPTGTSTTSILFLLKRKI, from the coding sequence ATGGAAAAATTTGAATATAAAATATTAGACGTAGACAAGTCAAAATTAAATAAATCCAGTTTTCAATCTGAATTAATTAGCAAATTAAATGACTTGGGAAGTCAAGGCTGGGAAGTCATTTCTTTGGAAGGAATTAATGAGAAAGACTATGGATTTCCTACAGGAACATCTACTACGAGTATTTTATTTCTTTTGAAAAGAAAAATTTAA
- a CDS encoding sulfate adenylyltransferase subunit 1, with product MDLLRFITAGSVDDGKSTLIGRLLYDSKNILVDQLDAIERSSKNRGDGSIDLALLTDGLRAEREQGITIDVAYKYFSTPKRKFIIADAPGHIQYTRNMVTGASNADLIIILIDARNGVVEQTRRHSIIASLLNIPNVVVAINKMDLVDYDQDIYTDIIQDYNEVAEALSLKNLVYIPISALNGDNIVDPSEFMDWYKGKNLLELLESVELHDTVDLEHSRFPVQLVIRPQTAELPDYRGYAGKVSSGIFKKGEKVTIYPSELEATISDIEVNSSSVAEIFAPQSGVIHLAEDIDISRGDIIVKKDALLKTNQEIEAIVCWMDEKPLTVGKRYLIQHNSKVTPAVVRNIAYKLDVNTLEKQENPEKALLNEVVEITIKTASPLTYDAYQDLRTNGGAILIDESSFVTVGAVLFK from the coding sequence GTGGATTTATTAAGATTTATAACAGCAGGCAGTGTCGATGATGGCAAAAGCACATTAATCGGACGACTATTGTATGATAGTAAAAATATATTAGTTGATCAATTAGATGCTATCGAACGAAGCAGTAAAAATAGAGGTGATGGCAGTATTGATCTAGCACTATTAACAGATGGTTTGCGTGCAGAAAGAGAGCAAGGCATTACGATTGATGTTGCGTATAAATATTTCTCTACCCCAAAAAGAAAATTCATAATTGCTGATGCTCCAGGTCATATTCAGTATACTAGAAATATGGTAACTGGTGCATCTAATGCAGACTTAATTATCATACTAATCGATGCCAGAAATGGTGTGGTCGAACAAACTAGACGACATAGTATTATTGCGTCTCTTCTTAATATTCCAAATGTAGTCGTTGCCATCAACAAAATGGATTTGGTTGACTATGATCAAGATATCTATACAGATATTATTCAAGACTATAACGAAGTTGCAGAAGCACTTTCTTTAAAAAATTTGGTTTATATCCCAATTAGCGCGCTAAATGGTGACAATATAGTTGATCCATCTGAATTTATGGATTGGTACAAGGGCAAAAATCTATTAGAATTATTAGAGTCTGTGGAGCTACATGACACTGTTGATTTGGAACATAGTCGCTTCCCTGTTCAATTAGTTATACGACCTCAGACAGCAGAACTTCCAGACTATAGAGGTTATGCAGGCAAAGTATCTAGTGGTATTTTCAAAAAAGGGGAAAAAGTTACTATTTATCCATCCGAATTAGAAGCAACTATTTCAGATATTGAGGTGAATAGTTCTTCTGTAGCAGAAATATTTGCACCACAAAGTGGTGTCATTCATTTGGCAGAAGATATCGATATCAGTAGAGGTGATATTATTGTTAAAAAAGATGCGCTATTAAAAACTAATCAAGAGATTGAAGCAATTGTTTGCTGGATGGATGAAAAACCATTAACCGTAGGCAAACGGTATTTAATTCAACACAATAGTAAGGTTACTCCAGCAGTCGTTCGAAATATTGCTTATAAATTAGATGTTAATACGTTAGAAAAGCAAGAAAATCCAGAAAAAGCATTGTTAAATGAAGTTGTTGAGATTACAATAAAAACAGCTTCTCCATTGACCTATGATGCTTATCAAGATCTAAGAACTAATGGAGGTGCGATCCTTATTGATGAATCCAGTTTTGTAACAGTTGGTGCGGTGTTGTTTAAATAA